The proteins below come from a single Malus domestica chromosome 03, GDT2T_hap1 genomic window:
- the LOC103423052 gene encoding uncharacterized protein isoform X1 has product MGTVHRSGVKKSNESARLIFTTILGVVFGFFIGVSLPMVSLSKIRLPSSLITSLDVAFTQLRRPSNPPPSNKSLEDEGSEGVPKIYVPTNPRGAETLPPRIIVPQSDLYIRRLWGEPSEDLKVTPKYLVSFTVGINQKMNIDAAIKKFSENFTILLFHYDGRTSEWEEFEWSKRAIHVSVKRQAKWWYAKRFLHPDVVAAYEYIFIWDEDLGVEHFNAEKYIQMVKKYGLEISQPGLEPNDGLTWEMTKRRGDREVHKDTEEKPGWCSDPHLPPCAAFVEIMAPVFSREAWRCAWHMIQNDLVHGWGLDFALRRCVEPAHEKIGVVDSQWIVHQVIPSLGGQGNQEDGKAPWEGVRDMVRTRCKNEWAEFQARLLGADQAYLSKKGKG; this is encoded by the exons ATGGGCACTGTACATCGCAG tggggttaaaaaatcaaatgaaagtGCCAGGCTTATTTTCACTACAATTTTGGGAGTTGTCTttggattttttattggtgTATCATTACCGATGGTTTCTCTAAGCAAG ATTAGGTTACCTTCAAGCCTTATAACATCTCTTGATGTAGCCTTCACCCAACTACGTAGACCTAGTAATCCTCCCCCTTCAAACAAAAgtcttgaagatgaaggatCAGAGGGTGTCCCTAAG ATATATGTTCCAACAAACCCGCGTGGTGCGGAGACACTACCCCCAAGAATTATTGTTCCTCAATCTGATCTTTATATTCGGAGATTGTGGGGTGAACCCAGTGAG GATCTGAAAGTAACGCCAAAGTATTTGGTATCATTTACTGTTGGTATAAATCAGAAAATGAATATTGATGCAGCCATTAAAAAG TTCTCCGAGAACTTCACAATATTGCTTTTTCACTATGATGGCCGGACTAGTGAGTGGGAGGAGTTTGAGTGGTCAAAGAGGGCAATTCATGTTAGTGTGAAGAGACAAGCAAAATG gtggtaTGCAAAGAGATTTTTGCATCCTGATGTCGTGGCAGCTTATGAATATATTTTCATTTGGGATGAAGATTTGGGAGTAGAACATTTCAATGCAGAGAA GTATATACAGATGGTCAAGAAATATGGTTTGGAGATCTCTCAACCGGGTCTTGAGCCCAATGATGGACTGACATGGGAGATGACAAAGAGGAGAGGTGACAGAGAAGTTCACAA GGATACAGAAGAAAAACCAGGCTGGTGTAGTGACCCACATCTTCCTCCTTGTGCTGC ATTTGTGGAAATAATGGCCCCTGTCTTTTCGCGGGAAGCTTGGCGTTGCGCATGGCATATGATCCAA AATGATTTAGTGCATGGATGGGGATTGGATTTTGCTCTCAGAAGATGTGTAGAG CCTGCTCATGAAAAGATTGGTGTAGTTGATTCACAGTGGATTGTTCATCAAGTAATTCCTTCTCTTGGGGGCCAG GGAAATCAGGAGGATGGAAAAGCTCCATGGGAAGGGGTACGTGATATG GTGAGAACAAGGTGCAAAAATGAGTGGGCTGAATTCCAGGCTCGCCTCCTCGGCGCAGACCAGGCATACCTTTCTAAGAAAGGAAAGGGGTAA
- the LOC103423052 gene encoding uncharacterized protein isoform X2 codes for MGTVHRSGVKKSNESARLIFTTILGVVFGFFIGVSLPMVSLSKIRLPSSLITSLDVAFTQLRRPSNPPPSNKSLEDEGSEGVPKIYVPTNPRGAETLPPRIIVPQSDLYIRRLWGEPSEDLKVTPKYLVSFTVGINQKMNIDAAIKKFSENFTILLFHYDGRTSEWEEFEWSKRAIHVSVKRQAKWWYAKRFLHPDVVAAYEYIFIWDEDLGVEHFNAEKYIQMVKKYGLEISQPGLEPNDGLTWEMTKRRGDREVHKDTEEKPGWCSDPHLPPCAAFVEIMAPVFSREAWRCAWHMIQNDLVHGWGLDFALRRCVEPAHEKIGVVDSQWIVHQVIPSLGGQGNQEDGKAPWEGVRTRCKNEWAEFQARLLGADQAYLSKKGKG; via the exons ATGGGCACTGTACATCGCAG tggggttaaaaaatcaaatgaaagtGCCAGGCTTATTTTCACTACAATTTTGGGAGTTGTCTttggattttttattggtgTATCATTACCGATGGTTTCTCTAAGCAAG ATTAGGTTACCTTCAAGCCTTATAACATCTCTTGATGTAGCCTTCACCCAACTACGTAGACCTAGTAATCCTCCCCCTTCAAACAAAAgtcttgaagatgaaggatCAGAGGGTGTCCCTAAG ATATATGTTCCAACAAACCCGCGTGGTGCGGAGACACTACCCCCAAGAATTATTGTTCCTCAATCTGATCTTTATATTCGGAGATTGTGGGGTGAACCCAGTGAG GATCTGAAAGTAACGCCAAAGTATTTGGTATCATTTACTGTTGGTATAAATCAGAAAATGAATATTGATGCAGCCATTAAAAAG TTCTCCGAGAACTTCACAATATTGCTTTTTCACTATGATGGCCGGACTAGTGAGTGGGAGGAGTTTGAGTGGTCAAAGAGGGCAATTCATGTTAGTGTGAAGAGACAAGCAAAATG gtggtaTGCAAAGAGATTTTTGCATCCTGATGTCGTGGCAGCTTATGAATATATTTTCATTTGGGATGAAGATTTGGGAGTAGAACATTTCAATGCAGAGAA GTATATACAGATGGTCAAGAAATATGGTTTGGAGATCTCTCAACCGGGTCTTGAGCCCAATGATGGACTGACATGGGAGATGACAAAGAGGAGAGGTGACAGAGAAGTTCACAA GGATACAGAAGAAAAACCAGGCTGGTGTAGTGACCCACATCTTCCTCCTTGTGCTGC ATTTGTGGAAATAATGGCCCCTGTCTTTTCGCGGGAAGCTTGGCGTTGCGCATGGCATATGATCCAA AATGATTTAGTGCATGGATGGGGATTGGATTTTGCTCTCAGAAGATGTGTAGAG CCTGCTCATGAAAAGATTGGTGTAGTTGATTCACAGTGGATTGTTCATCAAGTAATTCCTTCTCTTGGGGGCCAG GGAAATCAGGAGGATGGAAAAGCTCCATGGGAAGGG GTGAGAACAAGGTGCAAAAATGAGTGGGCTGAATTCCAGGCTCGCCTCCTCGGCGCAGACCAGGCATACCTTTCTAAGAAAGGAAAGGGGTAA
- the LOC103423066 gene encoding uncharacterized protein, translated as MRGMAQNSNTRSADYLEGMLNDYVGGKVKLKAHKSTSARLVTALTCLQFAFAVYATFLLYYMSPSIDLRTKPDFAWATKIAQQWKHYIIQPHILNHYQESASLVGTESLPITPSLVCEHEKIDFMQKKSNDAQMIKLKTELYNEVLDFQSKSIGTETLAQLIAMKSKWDLKGPSKPKVTVILNHFKRKTLCAQLDTLLQQTLPFHHVWVLSFGSPNELSLKRIVDSYNDSRISFISSSYDFKYYGRFQMALQTEADLVYILDDDMIPGKKMLQILSHVAGTEKYKNAVLGSIGRILPFRQKDFTFPSYRKFRSKEAGLYLPDPAYDITLDKIVQVDFLSSSWFLSAELIKTLFTETPFTFSTGEDLHLSYQLQKYRNAGSFVLPVDSNDKETWGDSEHRLAYVSETTVIFKDIVQVRDDQWWKALSTGYITQWAAMYPQNIDALFYAHSVDEVKALAPLLEKFRSTVGKKAYIAVSGGNYCGCEDAATALKWPKLVCKERRFKIFDLAVGALSGVSNSEVVVLQGVYASMKGLIKIHNPSVVITVADINPNVKKALKMATETNLNATTLVLLPRPSISKVLWMADLRTTALPNWNRMRISINIITQNRVHSLTRLLKSLSDAYYLGDEVPISFNMDSKVDEATIRLVSSFDWPHGPKTLKRRIIQGGLIRAVSESWYPSSDDDFGLLLEDDIEVSPYYYLWIKYALLAYHYDPQVSLPELSSISLYTPKLVEVVKERPKWNPTEFFKNIHPNTPYFHQLPCSWGAVFFPKQWREFYVYMNMRFTEDAKKNPVQIPKSRTNGWQASWKKFLIDMMYLRGYVSLYPNFPNQASFSTNHMEPGAHISAKDNVVKHDKSDFEVPLLKEDFRNFLPGGKLPPASRVPSLNLFNQPVSLKGLKAAGAKLGQDVIGCNNATEIVMVDHQTGLPSRCAKF; from the exons ATGAGGGGGATGGCTCAAAATTCGAATACGAGAAGTGCAGATTACTTGGAAGGAATGCTAAATGATTATGTGGGAGGGAAGGTCAAGTTGAAGGCTCATAAGAGTACTTCTGCTAGGCTTGTAACTGCTCTCACTTGTCTCCAATTTGCGTTTGCAGTTTATGCAACATTCCTCCTTTACTACATGAGCCCTTCGATCGACTTACGAACCAAACCAGACTTTGCATGGGCTACCAAGATTGCACAGCAATGGAAACACTATATAATCCAACCCCACATTCTCAACCACTATCAAGAATCCGCTTCTCTTGTTGGAACCGAAAGCCTTCCAATCACGCCCTCATTAGTTTGTGAGCACGAAAAGATTGATTTCATGCAGAAGAAGTCCAATGATGCTCAGATGATCAAGCTCAAGACAGAGCTTTACAATGAGGTTTTGGACTTCCAGAGCAAATCCATCGGCACAGAAACTCTTGCTCAGCTGATTGCAATGAAATCAAAGTGGGATTTGAAAGGCCCCAGCAAGCCAAAAGTCACAGTGATCCTAAACCACTTCAAGAGAAAAACACTTTGTGCTCAGCTGGACACTTTGCTTCAACAAACCCTTCCTTTCCACCATGTTTGGGTTCTTTCATTTGGGAGCCCAAATGAGCTCTCTTTAAAGAGAATTGTCGATAGCTACAACGATTCGAGGATAAGCTTCATAAGTTCAAGCTATGACTTCAAGTACTATGGAAGGTTCCAAATGGCTTTACAAACCGAAGCTGATCTTGTGTACATTCTTGACGATGACATGATTCCTGGGAAGAAAATGCTGCAGATTTTGTCACATGTGGCGGGGACGGAGAAGTACAAGAACGCGGTTTTGGGCAGCATAGGGAGGATTTTGCCGTTCAGGCAGAAGGATTTTACCTTTCCAAGCTACAGAAAGTTCAGGTCTAAGGAGGCAGGGCTTTATTTGCCTGACCCTGCGTATGATATCACACTCGATAAAATTGTGCAGGTGGACTTCCTTTCCAGCTCTTGGTTCTTGTCTGCAGAGCTAATCAAGACACTTTTCACTGAAACACCCTTCACCTTTTCGACCGGCGAAGATCTGCACCTCAG CTATCAGCTTCAAAAGTACAGAAATGCAGGATCATTTGTTCTTCCAGTTGACTCAAATGATAAGGAAACTTGGGGTGACAGTGAACATAGACTTGCTTATGTGTCCGAAACCACTGTAATTTTCAAAGATATCGTTCAAGTCCGAGATGATCAATGGTGGAAAGCACTATCAACTGGTTACATCACTCAGTGGGCTGCAATGTATCCTCAAAATATTGATGCTCTCTTCTATGCTCATTCCGTTGATGAAGTTAAGGCACTTGCACCCCTTCTTGAGAAATTCAGGTCTACCGTTGGCAAGAAAGCTTACATCGCTGTCTCGGGTGGCAACTACTGCGGTTGTGAAGATGCAGCGACTGCTCTCAAGTGGCCTAAGTTGGTCTGTAAAGAGCGAAGGTTTAAGATATTCGATTTGGCTGTGGGAGCTCTTTCGGGAGTATCAAACTCGGAGGTGGTTGTGCTTCAAGGAGTGTATGCTAGCATGAAAGGATTGATCAAAATTCATAACCCAAGTGTGGTGATCACAGTGGCTGACATTAATCCTAATGTGAAGAAAGCATTGAAAATGGCAACAGAGACTAATTTGAATGCCACCACATTGGTTCTTTTACCAAGGCCTTCGATTTCGAAGGTTCTTTGGATGGCTGATCTTAGAACAACAGCATTGCCAA ATTGGAACCGAATGCGAATATCTATCAACATCATCACCCAAAACAGAGTTCACTCACTTACAAGGCTGCTCAAATCTCTCAGTGATGCCTACTATCTTGGTGATGAGGTACCTATCAGCTTTAACATGGACAGTAAAGTGGATGAGGCAACAATTAGACTAGTAAGTTCCTTTGACTGGCCTCATGGCCCGAAAACCCTCAAAAGACGAATCATCCAAGGAGGGCTTATTCGAGCTGTTAGCGAGAGTTGGTACCCTTCATCTGACGACGATTTTGGTCTGTTACTTGAGGATGATATCGAAGTCTCTCCTTACTACTACCTATGGATCAAATATGCCCTCTTAGCCTACCACTATGACCCCCAAGTGTCCCTCCCAGAGCTCTCCTCAATCTCTCTTTACACCCCTAAGCTGGTTGAAGTGGTGAAAGAAAGGCCTAAGTGGAATCCAACTGAGTTTTTCAAGAACATCCATCCAAACACCCCTTATTTCCATCAGTTACCCTGCAGTTGGGGTGCAGTCTTCTTCCCCAAGCAATGGAGAGAATTCTATGTCTACATGAACATGAGATTCACCGAGGATGCCAAGAAAAACCCAGTTCAAATACCCAAGTCCAGGACTAATGGATGGCAAGCTTCATGGAAAAAGTTCCTCATAGACATGATGTACCTCAGAGGGTACGTCAGTCTCTATCCGAACTTCCCGAACCAGGCAAGCTTTTCGACTAATCATATGGAACCCGGGGCACATATCAGTGCCAAGGACAATGTGGTGAAGCATGACAAGTCAGATTTTGAGGTGCCATTGTTGAAGGAAGACTTTAGGAACTTTTTGCCTGGTGGGAAATTGCCTCCAGCATCAAGGGTGCCATCTTTGAACCTCTTCAACCAACCAGTCTCTCTGAAAGGCCTAAAGGCAGCCGGGGCAAAGTTGGGGCAGGATGTGATTGGATGCAATAATGCCACAGAGATAGTGATGGTTGATCATCAAACAGGTCTGCCATCGAGGTGTGccaaattttaa